From Epinephelus lanceolatus isolate andai-2023 chromosome 2, ASM4190304v1, whole genome shotgun sequence, one genomic window encodes:
- the LOC144465090 gene encoding uncharacterized protein LOC144465090 isoform X1, with protein MSTSDSDYSIDWLASDEDDYDSPKRLSPQHVEESPVLSPSSSSASSLRESPTSCFVLSQRRRRKRSDCCDCKDGGSCEVDPPAAVQTSTVSPVQGFTSVCEQLSVESKHHAARKRLCEHTQPDTEHELLSHKCAKLQCYIQPLSSILRGLRSGRYSERLSSFQESVAMDRIQRIMGVLQNPNMGGRFLSIILKIEEMLHSWFPHIRPNLTVTDDCTPAKRQKQHHSSASPPPPSPVSLCSSDSSTHLKWLHTSPICSLKTPQSMLTQPASFASPPPTRCNQEVTQDNSVSSSTDSYSVPLRRRLGAELRLSRGPLPYKISSPCLERLLQAKESIITPRTVGDGGWLC; from the exons ATGTCAACCTCAGACTCGGATTACTCCATTGACTGGCTCGCCAGCGATGAGGACGACTACGACAGCCCAAAGAGATTAAGTCCTCAGCATGTGGAGGAATCGCCAGTActgtcaccatcatcatcatcagcctcATCCTTAAGGGAATCTCCTACAAGCTGCTTTGTCTTgagccagaggaggaggaggaagaggagtgaCTGCTGTGACTGTAAAGATGGAGGCAGCTGTGAGGTCGACCCTCCAGCCGCCGTGCAGACGTCAACTGTCAGTCCAGTTCAGGGATTTACTTCTGTTTGTGAGCAGCTCTCTGTGGAGTCGAAGCATCACGCAGCCAGGAAGAGACTCTGTGAACACACTCAACCAGACACTGAACATGAACTGTTATCACACAAG TGCGCCAAGCTGCAGTGCTACATCCAGCCTCTGTCGTCCATCCTGCGGGGCCTGAGATCAGGCAGGTACTCTGAAC GTCTCAGCAGTTTCCAGGAGAGCGTCGCAATGGACCGTATCCAGAGAATAATGGGGGTCCTTCAGAATCCAAACATGGG CGGACGCTTCCTCAGCATTATACTGAAAATAGAAGAAATGCTTCACAGTTGGTTTCCTCACATCAGACCAAACCTGACTGTGACAGACGACTGCACTCCGGCCAAAAGGCAAAAG cagcatcacagcagtgcctcccctcctccaccctctccGGTGTCGCTCTGCTCCTCCGACTCCTCCACTCACCTCAAGTGGCTCCACACGTCCCCCATCTGCTCCCTGAAGACGCCTCAGTCCATGCTCACCCAACCCGCCTCCTTCGCTTCCCCTCCGCCCACACGCTGCAACCAGGAAGTGACCCAGGACAACTCCGTCTCCTCCAGCACTGACTCATACTCAGTGCCCCTGCGACGTCGTCTGGGTGCTGAGCTGCGCCTCAGCCGAGGGCCGCTGCCCTACAAGATCAGCTCGCCGTGTCTGGAGAGACTCCTGCAGGCGAAGGAGAGCATCATCACGCCGAGGACGGTGGGAGACGGAGGCTGGTTGTGTTGA
- the LOC144465090 gene encoding uncharacterized protein LOC144465090 isoform X2: MSTSDSDYSIDWLASDEDDYDSPKRLSPQHVEESPVLSPSSSSASSLRESPTSCFVLSQRRRRKRSDCCDCKDGGSCEVDPPAAVQTSTVSPVQGFTSVCEQLSVESKHHAARKRLCEHTQPDTEHELLSHKCAKLQCYIQPLSSILRGLRSGRYSERLSSFQESVAMDRIQRIMGVLQNPNMGGRFLSIILKIEEMLHSWFPHIRPNLTVTDDCTPAKRQKHHSSASPPPPSPVSLCSSDSSTHLKWLHTSPICSLKTPQSMLTQPASFASPPPTRCNQEVTQDNSVSSSTDSYSVPLRRRLGAELRLSRGPLPYKISSPCLERLLQAKESIITPRTVGDGGWLC; encoded by the exons ATGTCAACCTCAGACTCGGATTACTCCATTGACTGGCTCGCCAGCGATGAGGACGACTACGACAGCCCAAAGAGATTAAGTCCTCAGCATGTGGAGGAATCGCCAGTActgtcaccatcatcatcatcagcctcATCCTTAAGGGAATCTCCTACAAGCTGCTTTGTCTTgagccagaggaggaggaggaagaggagtgaCTGCTGTGACTGTAAAGATGGAGGCAGCTGTGAGGTCGACCCTCCAGCCGCCGTGCAGACGTCAACTGTCAGTCCAGTTCAGGGATTTACTTCTGTTTGTGAGCAGCTCTCTGTGGAGTCGAAGCATCACGCAGCCAGGAAGAGACTCTGTGAACACACTCAACCAGACACTGAACATGAACTGTTATCACACAAG TGCGCCAAGCTGCAGTGCTACATCCAGCCTCTGTCGTCCATCCTGCGGGGCCTGAGATCAGGCAGGTACTCTGAAC GTCTCAGCAGTTTCCAGGAGAGCGTCGCAATGGACCGTATCCAGAGAATAATGGGGGTCCTTCAGAATCCAAACATGGG CGGACGCTTCCTCAGCATTATACTGAAAATAGAAGAAATGCTTCACAGTTGGTTTCCTCACATCAGACCAAACCTGACTGTGACAGACGACTGCACTCCGGCCAAAAGGCAAAAG catcacagcagtgcctcccctcctccaccctctccGGTGTCGCTCTGCTCCTCCGACTCCTCCACTCACCTCAAGTGGCTCCACACGTCCCCCATCTGCTCCCTGAAGACGCCTCAGTCCATGCTCACCCAACCCGCCTCCTTCGCTTCCCCTCCGCCCACACGCTGCAACCAGGAAGTGACCCAGGACAACTCCGTCTCCTCCAGCACTGACTCATACTCAGTGCCCCTGCGACGTCGTCTGGGTGCTGAGCTGCGCCTCAGCCGAGGGCCGCTGCCCTACAAGATCAGCTCGCCGTGTCTGGAGAGACTCCTGCAGGCGAAGGAGAGCATCATCACGCCGAGGACGGTGGGAGACGGAGGCTGGTTGTGTTGA